Proteins encoded together in one Coffea arabica cultivar ET-39 chromosome 2c, Coffea Arabica ET-39 HiFi, whole genome shotgun sequence window:
- the LOC113727076 gene encoding uncharacterized protein, with the protein MALVYNLPQSFPWNPSRIQKMRTSSGSYISHRQPQKLQKVICAKERKRCLSLGKSKATVLGERGLFAFAPPHQGIDGEWSDKSGVIVYRWNEKDNRPNTGISNWKKRWSCCAEYDENAPPCRQGWHVSYDDGFTLY; encoded by the exons ATGGCTTTGGTGTATAATCTTCCTCAAAGTTTCCCCTGGAACCCATCAAGAATTCAGAAAATGAGAACATCCTCAGGTTCATATATCAGCCATAGACAACCTCAGAAGCTACAGAAAGTAATCTGTGCAAAGGAGAGGAAGAGATGCCTGAG tcttggaaaatcaaaagcTACAGTATTAG GAGAGAGAGGATTATTTGCATTTGCCCCACCACACCAAGGTATTGATGGAGAGTGGAGCGATAAATCTGGTGTAATTGTGTACAGATGGAATGAGAAGGATAATAGACCAAATACAGGGATATCCAACTGGAAAAAGCGATGGAGCTGTTGTGCCGAGTATGATGAGAATGCCCCACCTTGCAGGCAAGGATGGCATGTATCCTATGATGATGGCTTCACTTTATACTAA
- the LOC113732236 gene encoding E3 ubiquitin-protein ligase makorin isoform X1: MSKKRVQCKFFAHGACLKGDHCEFLHDWNAPQNNICTFYQKGACAYGSRCRYEHVKVSRPLSSASSSSSSSSANPSQYLQSKSILAAHPSGAPSVVIGHASGVTADSSLASRSMLPTTKPAGGEMVRHEDVSEFSDFGETKSRNPADQPICSFAAAGHCPRGEMCPHIHGDLCPTCEKHCLHPFRPEEREDHVKLCERRQKNLDALKHSQEIECSVCLERVLSKPTAAEQKFGILSECDHPFCISCIRNWRSSSPASGMDVNSALRACPICRKLSYFVIPSFIWYSSKEEKQEIVDSYKAKLRSIDCKHFDFGNGTCPFGTSCFYKHTVKPGSYLWNSTLMPDLYCTRFMDSEEEECLSETVNKNALLYLFEHFYSPHISAGVEEDFISEDSENEMAEELAFMMMLGL; encoded by the exons ATGTCCAAAAAGAG GGTCCAATGCAAGTTCTTTGCTCATGGGGCATGTCTAAAAGGGGATCACTGTGAATTTTTGCATGACTGGAATGCCCCACAGAATAAT ATATGTACTTTCTACCAAAAAGGAGCTTGTGCTTATGGGAGCCGGTGTAGATACGAACATGTGAAAGTTTCTCGCCCTTTATCAtcagcttcatcttcatcttcatcttcatcagcaaatccttctcaatacTTACAATCAAAATCCATTTTGGCTGCTCATCCTTCTGGAGCTCCTTCAGTTGTTATTGGTCATGCTTCAGGTGTTACTGCTGACAGTTCCTTGGCAAGCAGATCAATGTTGCCTACAACTAAACCAGCCGGGGGAGAAATGGTTAGGCATGAGGATGTATCAGAATTTAGTGACTTTGGAGAGACAAAGAGTCGAAATCCAGCTGATCAACCAATCTGTTCTTTTGCTGCTGCTGGCCATTGTCCTCGTGGTGAAATGTGCCCCCATATTCATGGAGACCTATGTCCAACTTGTGAGAAACATTGTTTACATCCCTTTAGGCCTGAGGAGAGGGAAGACCATGTTAAATTATGTGAGAGAAGGCAAAAGAACCTGGATGCATTAAAGCATAGTCAAGAAATAGAGTGTAGTGTCTGCCTTGAACGTGTACTATCGAAGCCCACAGCAGCTGAACAGAAGTTTGGAATACTTTCGGAGTGTGATCATCCATTCTGTATATCTTGTATTAGGAACTGGCGCAGTAGTTCTCCAGCATCTGGAATGGATGTGAATTCTGCACTTAGGGCCTGCCCTATATGCAGAAAGCTCTCTTACTTTGTCATCCCTAGTTTTATTTGGTATTCTTCCAAGGAAGAAAAGCAAGAGATCGTTGACAGCTATAAAGCAAAACTCAG GTCTATTGACTGTAAGCActttgattttggaaatggAACTTGCCCATTCGGGACTAGTTGTTTCTACAAG CATACTGTCAAGCCAGGCTCATATCTATGGAATTCTACTCTGATGCCTGATCTATACTGCACAAGGTTTATGGattcagaagaagaagaatgtcTCTCTGAAACTGTGAATAAAAATGCTTTGCTGTATCTGTTTGAGCACTTTTACAGTCCACATATTTCAGCCGGAGTAGAAGAGGATTTTATCTCTGAAGATTCAGAAAATGAAATGGCTGAAGAACTGGCGTTTATGATGATGTTGGGGCTTTAG
- the LOC113732236 gene encoding E3 ubiquitin-protein ligase makorin isoform X2 — translation MSKKRVQCKFFAHGACLKGDHCEFLHDWNAPQNNICTFYQKGACAYGSRCRYEHVKVSRPLSSASSSSSSSSANPSQYLQSKSILAAHPSGAPSVVIGHASGVTADSSLASRSMLPTTKPAGGEMVRHEDVSEFSDFGETKSRNPADQPICSFAAAGHCPRGEMCPHIHGDLCPTCEKHCLHPFRPEEREDHVKLCERRQKNLDALKHSQEIECSVCLERVLSKPTAAEQKFGILSECDHPFCISCIRNWRSSSPASGMDVNSALRACPICRKLSYFVIPSFIWYSSKEEKQEIVDSYKAKLRSIDCKHFDFGNGTCPFGTSCFYKHAYRDGRLEEVVLRHLGAEDGQTVIAKNIRLSDFLSNFQIR, via the exons ATGTCCAAAAAGAG GGTCCAATGCAAGTTCTTTGCTCATGGGGCATGTCTAAAAGGGGATCACTGTGAATTTTTGCATGACTGGAATGCCCCACAGAATAAT ATATGTACTTTCTACCAAAAAGGAGCTTGTGCTTATGGGAGCCGGTGTAGATACGAACATGTGAAAGTTTCTCGCCCTTTATCAtcagcttcatcttcatcttcatcttcatcagcaaatccttctcaatacTTACAATCAAAATCCATTTTGGCTGCTCATCCTTCTGGAGCTCCTTCAGTTGTTATTGGTCATGCTTCAGGTGTTACTGCTGACAGTTCCTTGGCAAGCAGATCAATGTTGCCTACAACTAAACCAGCCGGGGGAGAAATGGTTAGGCATGAGGATGTATCAGAATTTAGTGACTTTGGAGAGACAAAGAGTCGAAATCCAGCTGATCAACCAATCTGTTCTTTTGCTGCTGCTGGCCATTGTCCTCGTGGTGAAATGTGCCCCCATATTCATGGAGACCTATGTCCAACTTGTGAGAAACATTGTTTACATCCCTTTAGGCCTGAGGAGAGGGAAGACCATGTTAAATTATGTGAGAGAAGGCAAAAGAACCTGGATGCATTAAAGCATAGTCAAGAAATAGAGTGTAGTGTCTGCCTTGAACGTGTACTATCGAAGCCCACAGCAGCTGAACAGAAGTTTGGAATACTTTCGGAGTGTGATCATCCATTCTGTATATCTTGTATTAGGAACTGGCGCAGTAGTTCTCCAGCATCTGGAATGGATGTGAATTCTGCACTTAGGGCCTGCCCTATATGCAGAAAGCTCTCTTACTTTGTCATCCCTAGTTTTATTTGGTATTCTTCCAAGGAAGAAAAGCAAGAGATCGTTGACAGCTATAAAGCAAAACTCAG GTCTATTGACTGTAAGCActttgattttggaaatggAACTTGCCCATTCGGGACTAGTTGTTTCTACAAG CATGCATATCGTGATGGTCGTCTGGAGGAAGTAGTTCTACGCCATCTTGGGGCTGAAGATGGACAAACTGTGATTGCCAAAAATATTAg
- the LOC113727075 gene encoding thylakoid lumenal 19 kDa protein, chloroplastic-like has product MATISSPSAILSSSSNTTPSSPKPPSKSQLTIPPPKTALTNLTTTLTATALATTILTTSTPPSLAAVSPSNYFIYYGTAASAANYGGYGGNSDKKASAEYIYDVPDGWKERLVSKVEKGTNGTDSEFYNPKKKQEKEYLTYLAGFRQLAPKDAVLNNLALSDVSLQDLIASADSVTSTERQDANGQVYYDYEIEGIGAHSLISVTCANNKLYAHFVNAPAPEWNRDQDALRHLHQSFKTVG; this is encoded by the coding sequence ATGGCCACTATCAGCTCTCCTTCAGCCATCCTCTCATCCTCCTCTAACACCACCCCATCCTCTCCAAAACCACCATCCAAATCCCAACTCACAATTCCACCTCCAAAAACAGCCTTAACTAACTTAACCACAACTTTGACTGCCACAGCTCTAGCCACAACAATTCTAACCACCTCAACACCACCTTCACTAGCTGCAGTCTCACCCTCAAATTACTTCATATACTATGGCACAGCTGCTAGTGCAGCCAATTACGGGGGTTATGGCGGCAACTCGGACAAGAAAGCATCAGCAGAGTACATTTACGACGTCCCGGATGGATGGAAGGAGAGGCTAGTATCCAAGGTTGAGAAGGGAACAAATGGCACAGACAGCGAATTCTACAATCCCAAAAAGAAGCAGGAGAAGGAATATTTGACTTATCTTGCCGGTTTTCGGCAACTGGCACCAAAAGATGCTGTGCTGAACAACTTGGCTTTGTCAGATGTTAGTCTGCAAGACCTTATTGCTAGTGCAGATAGTGTTACATCAACTGAGAGGCAGGATGCGAATGGACAAGTGTATTACGATTATGAAATTGAGGGAATTGGGGCTCATAGCTTGATATCAGTAACCTGTGCAAACAACAAGTTATATGCTCACTTTGTCAATGCACCAGCACCAGAATGGAATAGGGACCAAGATGCTTTAAGGCACCTTCACCAGTCATTTAAGACAGTTGGATAG